The following are from one region of the Ochotona princeps isolate mOchPri1 chromosome 15, mOchPri1.hap1, whole genome shotgun sequence genome:
- the TBC1D15 gene encoding TBC1 domain family member 15 — translation MAAAGGVSGKIIFEQEGVYIHSSCGKTSDQDSLISGILRVLEKDAEVIVDWRPLDDAVDSSSILYARKDSSSVVEWTQAPKERAHRGAEHLNSYEAEWDMVNTVSFKKKPHTNGDASSHRNGKSKWSFQFSLTDLKSIKQNKEGMGWSYLVFCLKDDVVLPALHFHQGESKLLIESLEKYVMLCDSPQDKRILLVNCQNKSLSQSFENLLDEPAYGLIQKIKKDPYTATMVGFSKVTNYIFDSLRGSDPSTHQRPPSEMADFLSDAIPGLKINQQEEPGFEVITRIDLGERPVVQRREPVSLEEWTKNIDSEGRILNVDNMKQMIFRGGLSHALRKQAWKFLLGYFPWDSTKEERAQLQKQKTDEYFRMKLQWKSVSEEQEKRNSRLRDYRSLIEKDVNRTDRTNKFYEGQDNPGLILLHDILMTYCMYDFDLGYVQGMSDLLSPLLYVMENEVDAFWCFAAYMDQMHHNFEEQMQGMKTQLIQLSTLLRLLDSGFCSYLESQDSGYLYFCFRWLLIRFKREFSFLDILRLWEVMWTELPCKNFHLLLCCAILESEKQQIMEKHYGFNEILKHINELSMKIDVEDTLCKAEAISLQMVKCKELPQAVCEILGLQDSDTATPDSDVGEDENASLSRPASAFQSNTLPTLAACGARDDRPTHIPASPNVNRLTPS, via the exons GACTCCAGTTCTGTTGTGGAATGGACCCAGGCCCCCAAAGAGCGAGCCCATCGAGGAGCAGAACATCTGAACAGCTACGAGGCAGAGTGGGACATGGTTAATacagtttcatttaaaaagaaaccacATACCAATGGAG ATGCTTCAAGTCATAGAAATGGGAAAAGCAAATGGTCATTCCAGTTCAGTTTGACAGACCTGAAATCCATCAAGCAGAACAAAGAGGGTATGGGCTGGTCCTATTTGGTATTCTGTCTAAAGGACGATGTCGTTCTACCCGCTCTGCACTTTCATCAAGGGGAAAGCAAGCTACTGATTGAGTCTCTTGAGAAATACGTGATGTTATGTGA CTCTCCACAGGATAAAAGAATACTTCTTGTGAATTGTCAAAATAAGAGTCTTTCACAGTCTTTTGAAAATCTCCTTGATGAACCAGCATATGGTTTAATACAA AAAATTAAAAAGGATCCTTATACAGCAACCATGGTAGGATTTTCCAAAGTCACAAACTACATTTTTGATAGCTTGAGAGGCAGCGACCCCTCTACACATCAACGACCACCTTCAGAAATGGCAGATTTTCTTAGTGATGCAATTCCAGGTCTAAAGATAAATCAACAAGAAGAACCGGGATTTGAAGTCATCACAAGA ATTGATTTGGGAGAACGACCTGTTGTTCAAAGGAGAGAGCCAGTGTCACTAGAAGAATGGACTAAGAACATTGATTCTGAAGGAAGAATTTTAAACGTGGATAATATGAAGCAGATGATATTTAGAGGG GGACTTAGTCACGCATTGAGAAAACAAGCATGGAAATTTCTTCTGGGTTATTTTCCTTGGGACAGTACCAAGGAGGAAAGAGCTCagttacaaaagcaaaaaac TGATGAATACTTCAGGATGAAACTGCAGTGGAAATCTGTGAGTGAGGAGCAAGAGAAGAGAAATTCGAGGTTAAGAGATTATAGAAGTCTTATCG AAAAGGATGTGAACAGAACAGATCGGACAAACAAGTTTTATGAAGGTCAAGACAATCCAGGATTGATTTTGCTTCATGACATTTTGATGACCTACTGTATGTATGATTTTGATTTAG GGTATGTACAAGGAATGAGTGACTTACTTTCCCCTCTTTTATATGTGATGGAAAATGAAGTGGATGCCTTTTGGTGCTTTGCTGCTTACATGGACCAAATG catCACAATTTTGAAGAACAGATGCAAGGCATGAAGACTCAGTTAATTCAGCTGAGTACCTTACTCCGATTATTGGACAGTGGATTTTGCAGTTACCTAG AATCTCAGGACTCTGGATACCTTTATTTTTGCTTCAGATGGCTTCTAATCAGATTTAAAAGGGAATTTAGTTTTCTGGATATTCTTCGATTATGGGAG gtaaTGTGGACTGAACTGCCATGTAAGAATTTCCATCTTCTTCTTTGTTGTGCTATTCTGGAATCAGAGAAACAGCAAATAATGGAAAAACATTATGGCTTCAATGAAATACTTAAG CATATCAATGAATTGTCCATGAAAATTGATGTGGAAGACACATTGTGCAAAGCAGAAGCAATTTCTCTTCAGATGGTAAAGTGCAAG GAATTGCCGCAAGCAGTTTGTGAGATTCTAGGACTTCAGGACAGTGACACCGCAACACCAGATTCTGATGTTGGTGAAGATGAAAATGCCAGCCTGTCTCGTCCTGCATCCGCATTTCAGAGTAACACTTTGCCTACCCTTGCAGCTTGTGGAGCTAGAGATGACAGACCAACACACATACCAGCATCCCCAAATGTTAACAGACTGACACCTTCATGA